CGTACACCGGCCAGCGGCAGGCGCACCAAGGCGGGATGCAGAACCGAGTACCGCGGCAGCAGGGCCACCCCGTGCCCCGCCGCGACGAGTTCCTCGATGACACGGAAGTCGTTGATGCGGTGCACAACCCGAGCACGGATGCCCGTCACCGCCGCGACGGAGAGCAACACGTCGTCGACGGGGAATCCACCCCGCACGCTGATCCAGCGCTCCCCCGCCAGTTCGTCGACCTGCACGCGGTCCTGCGCCGCGAGCCGGTGCCCGGGAGGGAGGACGACATCGATCGGTTCGCGCATGAGCGTCTCGACGTGGACACGCGGCCCGGACAGCGGAGCCGAACGCTCGTCGCGGTGGGTGAGCACCACGTCGTAGTCGGCGAGCAGTGCGGGCGCGGCCGAGGCCGGGACGTCCTCGTCACTCACGTCCAACTCGACGCCGATCGCCCCGGCCGCCTCGAGCACGGCCGGCAGCAGGAGTGCTGCCCCGGAGGGGAACGACGCCACGCGCACCCGTCCGCGGGGCGACCGCGCATAGGCGGTCATCTCGTCGGCGGCCCGGTCGAGGGCGTCGAGCACCTCGTCGGCGCGCACCACGAGCGCACGACCCGCGTCGGTGAACCGCAGGCGTCGGCCGTCGGGTTCGAGTAGAGGCACTCCCGCCTCCCGGGCGAGCACCTTGAGCTGCTGCGAGACGGCTGACGGTGTCATCGACAACGCTGCGGCTGTCGCAGCCACGGTTCCGCGGTCGGCGAGTTCGCGCAGTATCCGCAATCGCACGACTTCCATGTAGTAAAACTACATACTTTCTTCAGAAACATTCGCTTGTACTGATTGTTTCCTGCGCAAAGAATTGACGGCATGCCGTTCCGGGACCGTCTGCTCGCGTTCACCGTCGTGGTGCTCTGGGGATGCAACTTCCTCGCGATCAGACTGGGCCTCGACCACTTCCCGCCGTTCTTCTTCGCCGGACTGCGCTTCGCGATCATCGCCGTCCCGGTCCTGCTGTTCATCCCGCGACCCGCCGTTCCCCTGCGCTGGCTCCTGCTCTACGGCGCCGGGTTCGGCTTCGCCCAGTTCGCCTTCCTGTTCTGGGCGATGGAGGCCGGTCTACCCACGGGCCTCGCGTCGCTCGTACTGCAGTCGTCCGCACCCTTCACGGTCCTGCTCGCCGTATTGTTCTTGCGCGAACGGTTCGACGGCGTCCGCCTCGCCGGTCTCGTCGTCGCCGTGTCCGGCATGGTGATCGTCGCCGTAGGGCAGGGCGCCGCGGACGCGAGCCTGATCCCCATGACCCTCGCCGTGCTCGCCGGTCTGTCGTGGGCGGTCGGCAACATCGCGACCCGCAAGGCGGGCGCTGCCGACCCCATGCGCCTGATGCTGTGGATGTGCGTCGTGCCCGTGCTCCCCTTCTTCGGAATCTCCTGGTTCGTCGAGGGCCCGCAGGCGTGGTCGACCCTCGATACCGTCGTCACCACCCTGGACGGGGGCCTGGCGCTGGCCGGACTCATCTACGTCGTCCTGGCGGGCACGATCGCCGGCACCGGCATCTACGCCTCGCTGCTGTCGCGCTATCCCGCCGGGGCCGTCGCGCCGCTCTCCCTCATGGTGCCGGTCGTCGGGTTCACCGTCGCGTGGATCACGCTCGGCGAGCGACCGGCACCGTCCTCCCTGATCGGCGGTGTGATCGTCATCGTCGGAGCCCTCGCCGCCCAGGGCGGACACCGCAGTGTGACGAGCAGGACGCTCCTCCGGCGACACAACGCTCCCGCGCCTGTGGAACACTCGCCGACGTGGGAACCAGCACAGGAATCACCGCACGTGGACGGCTCGCATTGCGCGCAGCCCGAGCCGCCGCGTGGGCGTCCCAGAAGGCCGGACGCGGTAAGGGCTCGATGATCGGAGGGCTCGTCGCCCTGAAGATCGACCCGGCACTGATGAAGCAGATCGGCCACGGCCGGCAGACCGTGCTCGTCACCGGGACGAACGGCAAGTCCACAACGACCCGTATGACGGCCGCCGCGCTCGAGACGATCGATTCGGTCGTCACCCAGGCGGACGGCGCGAACATGGACGCCGGGATCGTCGCCGCGCTCGCCACCGATCTCCGGGCGCCGCTCGCCGCGATCGAGGTCGACGAACTCCACACCCCGCACGTCGCCGACGCCCTCGAGCCCCGCGCGATCGTGCTGCTCAACCTCACCCGCGACCAGCTCGACCGGGTCGGCGAGATCAACATGATCGAGCGGAAGCTGCGTGAGGGCCTGAAGCGGCATCCCGACGCCGTGATCGTCGCGAACTGCGACGACGTGCTCGTCACGTCCGCCGCCTACGACAACCCGAACGTCGTGTGGGTCGCCGCCGGCGCCGGCTGGGCCAACGACTCGGTGAGCTGCCCGCGCACGGGCGAGCCGATCGCCCGCGAAGGCGACCACTGGTACAGCACCGGCTCCGACTTCGCCCGGCCGACACCGGACTGGTGGGTCGACGACGAGAACCTGTACGGACCGGACGGCCTCGTCCTCCCGCTGAAGCTGACCCTCCCCGGTCGCGCCAACCGGGGCAACGCCGCCCAGGCGGTCGCGGCCGCCGTCGCCCTCGGTGCCGATCCGGCGAAGGCCGTCGCTGCCGCCTCGGTCGTCGAAGAGGTCGCCGGTCGCTACAAGACGGTGCAGGTCGGACCGCATTCGGTGCACATGCTGCTCGCGAAGAACCCCGCCGGCTGGCAGGAGGCCCTGTCGATGATCGACCCGACCGTCGACGGCCTGGTGATCGCCGTCAACGGTCAGGTGCCCGACGGTGAGGACCTGTCGTGGCTGTGGGACGTCCGCTTCGAACACTTCGAAGGCGTGCAGGTGGTGGCAGCCGGAGAACGCGGCACCGATCTCGCCGTCCGCCTGACCTACGCGGGTGTCGAGCACACGCTGGTGCCGGATCCGCTGAAGGCCATCGCCTCGTGCCCTCCCGGCCGCGTGGAGGTGCTCGCCAACTACACCGCGTTCCGCGATCTCAACACCGCCATCGCCAGGAGAGCTGCCCATGTCTGAGTCGACCGTCCGCATCGGACTCGTCCTGCCCGACGTGATGGGCACCTACGGCGACGGAGGCAACGCCCTGGTGCTGCGCCAGCGCCTGCGGATGCGCGGTCACGACGCCGAGATCGTCGAGATCGGACTGAACGATCCCGTCCCCGAGTCCCTCGATCTCTACACCCTCGGTGGTGCCGAGGACGCCGCGCAGCGACTGGCCACGCGGCACCTGCAGCGTTATCCGGGTCTGCAGCGCGCCGCCGAGCGCGGAGCGCCCGTGCTGGCCATCTGTGCCGCGATCCAGGTGCTCGGCCACTGGTACGAGACGTCCTCGGGCGAACGCGTCGACGGTGTCGGCATCCTCGACGCGACCACCTCGCCGCAGCAGACCCGCGCGATCGGCGAGATTGTCATCCGCCCCACCCTCTCCGGCCTCACCCAGCCGCTGACGGGATTCGAGAACCACCGCGGTGGAACGACTCTCGGGTCCGATGCCACCGGACTCGGCCGCGTCGACCGCGGTGTCGGCAACGGCGTGGGCGACGGACTCGAAGGTGCCGTGCAGGGTTCGGTGATCGGCACCTATCTGCACGGTCCCGTGCTCGCCCGCAATCCCGAGCTCGCCGATCATCTCCTGATGCGCGCTCTGGGAGTCGACTCGCTGCCGCCGCTGGATCTGCCCGAGGTCGATCTGCTGCGGCAGGAACGGTTGCGCGCCTGAGTGATCAACCGTGCGCGGCGATGTGTTCGAGGACCAGCCGCGCGAGCTTCTCCGGCTCCTCGTCGGGAATCCAGTGGCTCGTACCGACGAGCGTTTCCCGTCGGTACGGCCCACTGACGTAGTGGGCCGTCGCGTCGACCCCGGCGGATCCGATCGCCCGCTGGTGAAGAACGAGCGCATGAACGCCGTCGGATGCGGAACGGACACCGCCGTCACGGTGCGGACGAGATCGGGACGATGCGCCGCGAGCACCCCCGCGACGGCAGCTCCCCAGTCGTGGCCGACAACGTGCGCGCGACCACCGGGTACCGACTCGATGAGCGCCGCGACGTCGCCGACGAGCAGGTCGAGGCCGTAGTCACGGCGGCGGGGTGGTGGGGCGCCGGGCGAGTAGCCGCGCTGATCCGGGGCGAAGGTGCGAACCCCGCGGCGTGCAAGTGGGGCGCGACCGCCTCCCAGACGCCCTGTGCAACCCCTGCTGCAGTCGCGGCGATCGGCCGCGAAACCTCCCCTGAACAGGGGTTCGGCCCGGTGATTCGCTTTACGCGTTCTCCGGGCCGGATCTCTGCTTCACGAGCTTCTCTCTGTCGTCCGCGGACGTCTCATAAGCTCGATTCGCACCTTCGATGTTAGCTACGTCACAGTGAGAATGCAAGCCTTTTCGTGCTGCCGGTCAGACCGAAGCGAGGGGGTATCCCAGAGTCGCCCAATCGTGCAGGCCTCCGCGGTAGTAGGCGAGCGCGGACGCGGGATATCCCGCGTCGATCAGCTTCCGGATCGCGTCGGGCGACTGAGGGCACTGGGGACCGTTGCAGAAGACGATCGTCGTCCGGGCGGTATCGAGCTCGTCCTTTCTCGCGACGATATCCTCGTGCGGGATGTTCACGGCACCGGGGAGGCTCACCCCGCTCCGGGAATCGGGCACCCGCGTGTCCACCAGCGCAGCGCCCCGGTCGAGCAGTTCGATCACCTCGAGTTCACCGACGGTCGCCACGCCCGCCACCACCTGCATCGGCTGCACCTCGCCCCAGGTCGTCTCCACCACCGTGCGGTCGGCTTCACCCTCCAGCGGGCGGGGAACGTTCTGGGGATCGCCGTCGCGCGTACGATCGGCACGCCTGATCTGCTGCTCGTTCGTCACGAGCCGGACTCTACGGGAGAGCAGTCGCGCTTCGCGGGATTGCCGGAATCCCACTCCCGCTGGGCGAGCATCGCCGTACCCATCCATCGTCGCAGGTAGCGGCGCAGATCGTCGTCGGAGCGTGGCGGGGTTCCCGGCGAGACGAAGAACGACTGCATCGTGCGCAGCACGTACTCGACCAGCTCCGCGAGGGAGTCGTCGTCGTAGCCGTGTTCCTCCCAGTCGACGTCGAACCGCTTGATCATCGCCATGCCGAACATCCACGCCTCCTCCGAGGCGATCGCTTCGGGATGCGGGTTCGAATAGGTGCTCGACAGCAGGATGCCGAGATGCGGGGTGCGACGCACCTCCGCGAGCGTGTAGACCACACCTTCGGTCATGGCCTCGACCGGATCGTCGAGTCCCGCGACCTGCCGGGTGAGTCGTTCCAGGAATCCTTCGACCGAGGCGATGGCGGCCGCACGCATGAGGGCGTCCGCGCTGGGGAAGTAGCGGTAGACCGTCTGGCGGATCACCCCGAGGGACTGGGCCACATCGGCGATGTTGATCTCCGCGCCGGTCCGGTCGATCAGGTCGACGGCGGCGGCAACGATCCGCTGCGACGCCTCTTCGTCGTCGGCGGGAGGACTCCCACCCCACCCACGTCTACGTGCCACTTCGCGCTTCCTCGAGCCGTCGCCTGGAGAAGGCCCGACGGTAACACAGCCGACCTCGGTGGATGTGGTGCGAAACGGGCTCCCGCGAGCGAGTGGGACACCTATCATACACATGACGCATTTCGTGTATGTTCACTCCGATCGGGGCCTCCCGGCTCGTTAGAGGTCCTCCCGACCGTGTCCCGAAACAGGTCCACAGCCAGCCCGGCGTCGAAGAGACGAGGTACCGCCCCATGACGAACCTGCAGGTCCGCAAGATGCGTTTCGCATTCGCGGATTACGACGTGCCGTTCCTGTGGAACGAGGAGAACCCGGCCTTCTCGAGCATGGCCAACGCCGTCTCGTTCCTCGCGATCGGCTTCGAGAAGATGATCGTCAACATGATCCGCGAGATCACCCCGCGCATCACCGATCCCGAGGTCCTCGAAGAGGCCAACGCCTTCATGTACCAGGAGGGGCAGCACTCCACCGCCCACCGGCAGCACGTGAAGGGACTGATCAAGAGCTATCCGGAGTTGCAGGAGACGCTCGACGACGTCATCGGCGCCTTCGACAAGCTCACCGCCGAGACTTCCCCCGAATACCGCCTCGCGTACACCGCCGATCTCGAGGCGACCTTCACTCCCGTCTTCAAGCTCATGCTCGACAACGACGCGGCGCTCTTCCGCCCCGGCGACGACCGGGTCGCCTCGTTGTTCATCTGGCATTTCGTCGAGGAGGTCGAACACCGCAGTTCGGCGCTCATCATCTTCGACGCGGTGGTCGGCAGCGATCTGTACCGCATGCGGCAGGCCCCCTCGGTGTTCAAGCACGTGCTCGACGTCATCGCCATCGCGTGCGAGGGCTTCAACAAGCATGTGCCGCTGGAGGAACGGAAGATCGACACGATGTCGATGTTCGCGTCGCACCGCCGTAAGCAGAACCTGCGGCGCCGGTTGCCGTTCCTCCAGTACCAGGATCACGGCCCGATGCCGCGCGCCTTCGACGTCCTGCCGCTCGGCGAACAGCTCGTCGCGCTGGTGGGCATCATCCGCAGCCAGATGCCCAAGCACAATCCCGACCACGAGAAGCTGCCGGCCCTCGCCGACGTGTGGTTCCGTCGATTCGACGAAGGCTACGACGTCTCGCACTGGTACACGGCGGAAACCGTGGGCGGGAGGAACAACTGATGTCGGACCTGTGCTCGCCCACCTTCGAGGACCTCTCGACCCGCCTCGGATTCTCGTGCGACGAAGCCGGGGGGATCTTCGAACTGCGCAGTCCGTTCGCGCTGGAGAACTGGACGCTGCCCGTCCTCGAGCTGACCATCGTGCTCGGGGCGGTGCTGATGCTCGTGTACGCGATCGTCCGGTTGCGGCGCACCGGTGACGCCACGAACCTCGTCGTCTGGCTCGGCACCCTCGCGTTCCTGTTCATCATCGAACCGCTGCTGTACTTCCCCGACGCCTTCGGCGTGGAGGACTACCTCGACACGATGTTCGCGCACAACGTGTTCACCGTCGAGTTCATGTGGGGACGCCTGCCGCTGTACATCATCGCGATCTACCCGATGATGGCGACGATCGCGTTCGACATCGTTCGGATGCTCGGGGTGTTCCGGCAGTACGGCACCGTCGTCGGCGCCGTCTGCGTGGGCTTCGTCCACCACGCCTTCTACGAGATCTTCGATCACCTCGGACCGCAGCTGCGGTGGTGGGAGTGGTCGCTCGACAACCCGATCAACCAGCCCTTCTTCGACTCCGTTCCGCTCCCGAGCGTCGTGGTCTTCGCTGCCCTGTGGCCGATGTCGCTCGCATTCTGCGCGCAGTTCTTCGTCGGCCGGCACATCGACGCCGGTCGCACCTTCGGCGGGCTCGAACTGACCTGGCGCACGATCACCGTCGGACTACTCGCGTCCGTGGGTGTGGTGATCCTCCCTGCGCCGGCGACCGTCATCGGCATGGGCAGCACCACGGTGCGCGCGACGATCTACGCCGCCGAACTCGCGATCCTGTCGCTCGTCGCGCTCTATGTGCTCTCACGCCAATGGGTGCGCTTGCGCAACAACGGCTCCGAGCGTCCCTATTCCAACGACCTCGTCCGCTGGTACGCCCTCGTCTATCTCGTCGTGATGGCCGTGCTGTGGATCGGTGCGCTGCCCGACTACTTCGCCGCGGTCGATGGGGTCACCGAGAACGGCGACCCCATCGGCAACCTGTGGTACACCCTGGCGTGCTTCGTCGTCGCGATCGCATGTGTGGCTGCGACCTTCACCGTTCCGCGCCCTCAGCCGGCAGGTACCGACGACATCCCTTCGAGGACGCTCGCCGGGGCGTAGTTCGCCCAGCCGGTGCCCGGCCAGTTGAACCACCCCGACGACGCGAGGACGCCGCCGTCGGGGTGGAGGGTCGTCCCGGTGACGAACGACGACAACCCGGATGCGAGGAACACCACGCAGTTCGAGACATCGTGGACGTGCCCCACACGTCCCATCGGAATCGCGATCCCGGCACTGGTGGCGTCGGCCAGAGCATGCTCCCCGACTGCGAGTTTCTCCAGTCCGGGAGTGGGCACGAAATCGGGAGCGACGTTGTTCACCCGGATCCCGTACGGTGCCACCTCCACGGAGAGAGTCCGGGCGAACTGCTCGACGGCCGCCTTCGCCGCGGAGTAGACCGCATAGCCGGGTGCGGCCCGGTGCGCCTCGATCGTCGTGATGTTCACGATGCTCCCGCCGCGTCCGCCCTCCCGCATCCGGGGAACTGCGAGCGAGCACGCCTGCAGCACGTGGGACAGGTTGGTACGCACGAGGGCATCCCAGCCCTTCGGCGAGGTGTCGACGAAGGGCGACCGGAAGGTGCCGCCGACGATGTTCACCAGGATGTCGACGCGTCCCCACCGTTCGTCCACCGCATCGAACAGGCCGGCCAGGACGGCAGGATCGCGGACGTCGCCGCAGTGCACGAGACACTCGGTTCCCGCGGCGACGAGATCGGAGCGGAGCGCTTCGGCGGCATCCGCGTCGATATCCAGAACGGCCGGGCGCACGCCGTTGGCCGCGAGGTCCCGGACGATCGACTCCCCGAGCCCACCCGCGCCACCCGTGATCACCGCAACCGCCCCGGCGAGCCCTGCGCGTTCCTCGAACCACCCCATTGCGGGCTCCTTCACGACAGATAGGTCGAGCCGAACGACTCGAGGAAATCGACTGTGGCCGACAGGCCCTCGATACGGCACGAGACGGACACCCAGTCGACCCCGGCCTTCTCCAGCTCGGCGAACACCTCGCGGTGCCGGTCGGGTCCTGCGGTCGACGACATGAGTTCGGTGCCGTAGGAATACACGACGTCGATCCGGTCCGTGCGGCCCGC
This window of the Rhodococcus pyridinivorans genome carries:
- a CDS encoding LysR family transcriptional regulator — its product is MEVVRLRILRELADRGTVAATAAALSMTPSAVSQQLKVLAREAGVPLLEPDGRRLRFTDAGRALVVRADEVLDALDRAADEMTAYARSPRGRVRVASFPSGAALLLPAVLEAAGAIGVELDVSDEDVPASAAPALLADYDVVLTHRDERSAPLSGPRVHVETLMREPIDVVLPPGHRLAAQDRVQVDELAGERWISVRGGFPVDDVLLSVAAVTGIRARVVHRINDFRVIEELVAAGHGVALLPRYSVLHPALVRLPLAGVRAARIYELVTRPGAARRPAVGAVLDSFRTAAARKLSM
- a CDS encoding EamA family transporter, coding for MPFRDRLLAFTVVVLWGCNFLAIRLGLDHFPPFFFAGLRFAIIAVPVLLFIPRPAVPLRWLLLYGAGFGFAQFAFLFWAMEAGLPTGLASLVLQSSAPFTVLLAVLFLRERFDGVRLAGLVVAVSGMVIVAVGQGAADASLIPMTLAVLAGLSWAVGNIATRKAGAADPMRLMLWMCVVPVLPFFGISWFVEGPQAWSTLDTVVTTLDGGLALAGLIYVVLAGTIAGTGIYASLLSRYPAGAVAPLSLMVPVVGFTVAWITLGERPAPSSLIGGVIVIVGALAAQGGHRSVTSRTLLRRHNAPAPVEHSPTWEPAQESPHVDGSHCAQPEPPRGRPRRPDAVRAR
- a CDS encoding Mur ligase family protein, which translates into the protein MGTSTGITARGRLALRAARAAAWASQKAGRGKGSMIGGLVALKIDPALMKQIGHGRQTVLVTGTNGKSTTTRMTAAALETIDSVVTQADGANMDAGIVAALATDLRAPLAAIEVDELHTPHVADALEPRAIVLLNLTRDQLDRVGEINMIERKLREGLKRHPDAVIVANCDDVLVTSAAYDNPNVVWVAAGAGWANDSVSCPRTGEPIAREGDHWYSTGSDFARPTPDWWVDDENLYGPDGLVLPLKLTLPGRANRGNAAQAVAAAVALGADPAKAVAAASVVEEVAGRYKTVQVGPHSVHMLLAKNPAGWQEALSMIDPTVDGLVIAVNGQVPDGEDLSWLWDVRFEHFEGVQVVAAGERGTDLAVRLTYAGVEHTLVPDPLKAIASCPPGRVEVLANYTAFRDLNTAIARRAAHV
- a CDS encoding type 1 glutamine amidotransferase; the encoded protein is MSESTVRIGLVLPDVMGTYGDGGNALVLRQRLRMRGHDAEIVEIGLNDPVPESLDLYTLGGAEDAAQRLATRHLQRYPGLQRAAERGAPVLAICAAIQVLGHWYETSSGERVDGVGILDATTSPQQTRAIGEIVIRPTLSGLTQPLTGFENHRGGTTLGSDATGLGRVDRGVGNGVGDGLEGAVQGSVIGTYLHGPVLARNPELADHLLMRALGVDSLPPLDLPEVDLLRQERLRA
- a CDS encoding rhodanese-like domain-containing protein, translating into MTNEQQIRRADRTRDGDPQNVPRPLEGEADRTVVETTWGEVQPMQVVAGVATVGELEVIELLDRGAALVDTRVPDSRSGVSLPGAVNIPHEDIVARKDELDTARTTIVFCNGPQCPQSPDAIRKLIDAGYPASALAYYRGGLHDWATLGYPLASV
- a CDS encoding TetR/AcrR family transcriptional regulator; translated protein: MARRRGWGGSPPADDEEASQRIVAAAVDLIDRTGAEINIADVAQSLGVIRQTVYRYFPSADALMRAAAIASVEGFLERLTRQVAGLDDPVEAMTEGVVYTLAEVRRTPHLGILLSSTYSNPHPEAIASEEAWMFGMAMIKRFDVDWEEHGYDDDSLAELVEYVLRTMQSFFVSPGTPPRSDDDLRRYLRRWMGTAMLAQREWDSGNPAKRDCSPVESGS
- a CDS encoding metal-dependent hydrolase, with amino-acid sequence MTNLQVRKMRFAFADYDVPFLWNEENPAFSSMANAVSFLAIGFEKMIVNMIREITPRITDPEVLEEANAFMYQEGQHSTAHRQHVKGLIKSYPELQETLDDVIGAFDKLTAETSPEYRLAYTADLEATFTPVFKLMLDNDAALFRPGDDRVASLFIWHFVEEVEHRSSALIIFDAVVGSDLYRMRQAPSVFKHVLDVIAIACEGFNKHVPLEERKIDTMSMFASHRRKQNLRRRLPFLQYQDHGPMPRAFDVLPLGEQLVALVGIIRSQMPKHNPDHEKLPALADVWFRRFDEGYDVSHWYTAETVGGRNN
- a CDS encoding SDR family NAD(P)-dependent oxidoreductase → MGWFEERAGLAGAVAVITGGAGGLGESIVRDLAANGVRPAVLDIDADAAEALRSDLVAAGTECLVHCGDVRDPAVLAGLFDAVDERWGRVDILVNIVGGTFRSPFVDTSPKGWDALVRTNLSHVLQACSLAVPRMREGGRGGSIVNITTIEAHRAAPGYAVYSAAKAAVEQFARTLSVEVAPYGIRVNNVAPDFVPTPGLEKLAVGEHALADATSAGIAIPMGRVGHVHDVSNCVVFLASGLSSFVTGTTLHPDGGVLASSGWFNWPGTGWANYAPASVLEGMSSVPAG